A region from the Tigriopus californicus strain San Diego chromosome 9, Tcal_SD_v2.1, whole genome shotgun sequence genome encodes:
- the LOC131886459 gene encoding forkhead box protein P1-B-like isoform X3: MCKMDQERHTGFMSNVRYYMELLPGMEHQYLEHQARQYPRPIFPYQDEGVVMSNGVPEEPENIKAKQHNNNNHNHHRHHHHNNNNNNNNNNNKFSNKQVLIEDTMQVNNAEANPTTTTKTTTTSSTSSCLSSSSSSSSSSIISSPDEKISPTTTTTSGGSGVTPRLVGGAAASATALATAPTATMDSEEIGQRSTLSIQNRDKQQQMIQVKSDASLLAQTSSQSESMEHFNLLQSQLGLSTQQLQHLVQNQSFQTKPSVDQTRKQLEHLLQMNLFQQAHLINGSTSEKLSGSLRNLQAQQQDLMTQLHGGKPMGVDRNGPGMFPSKTFPADQPKREPQGSHPLYSHGICRWTGCETPFPSFKEFKMHIDKDHVLSDRSTAQTRVQVQIVSQLEIQLKKEKDRLNAMMSHLHPTKNGKHFQEQEEDQKPILNPHHEGLIGGGIGGDDNRPMDTSFNGLSALQSLALPFHALSGNAGPMGRGPLLGLNSNGLTMPHRSGELKVEKGVPKLQIPNSPYHQSHLEDYCSRGPRNQDGRSGSGSNLDIENEISRNREFYRTNDVRPPFTYAALIRQGIIESPDRQLTLNEIYTWFQNTFAYFRRNAATWKNAVRHNLSLHKCFMRVENVKGAVWTVDELEYHRRRPQRGANGGSGSSVGSSSSASRSPPFNSSPSMHFNGNDMAHHYPLGGLTLAEQQAAYLHGLGISLNSSLEVARSPSPRSHHSMGQHFNSRSPRRVEDFMRNQHHNNRSQSRSPMPLSPPSSSSHDMYALEQARHAHGHHPSMRFSRSNPSPRPSDPSDFLVIKEEFGHENSESNETGMDDGQTATASRSNSFTPPESPRDEDREPTPEDLSKNRPMSPAMEEDQA, translated from the exons GACGAAGGAGTCGTCATGTCCAATGGCGTCCCTGAAGAGCCTGAGAACATCAAGGCCAAACAACACAATAACAATAATCACAACCACCATCGCCACCATCatcataacaacaacaataacaataacaacaacaacaacaagttCAGCAACAAACAAGTCCTAATTGAGGATACTATGCAAGTCAACAACGCAGAGGCAAACCCGACCAcgacaacaaaaacaacaacaacatcctCCACGTCCTCCTGCttgtcttcgtcttcgtcgtcgtcgtcctcttcaaTAATAAGTTCACcagatgaaaaaatatcaccaacaacaacaacaacttcagGCGGATCCGGAGTCACTCCTCGATTGGTCGGAGGTGCGGCAGCATCTGCTACTGCTTTGGCAACAGCACCAACGGCAACCATGGATTCTGAGGAAATCGGCCAAAGGTCCACTCTGTCAATACAAAACAGAGATAAACAACAA CAGATGATCCAAGTTAAGAGCGACGCAAGTCTTTTAGCTCAAACCTCATCACAAAGTGAATCCATGGAACACTTTAACCTGCTACAATCCCAATTAGGGCTGTCCACACAACAACTCCAACACTTGGTTCAGAACCAAAGCTTTCAG ACCAAACCCTCGGTGGATCAGACTCGAAAACAGTTGGAGCATCTGCTACAGATGAACCTGTTTCAACAGGCTCATCTGATTAATGGATCCACCTCTGAGAAGCTCTCGGGATCACTGAGGAATCTCCAAGCGCAACAACAGGATCTCATGACACAGCTTCATGGGGGCAAACCAATG GGCGTGGATAGAAACGGTCCAGGTATGTTCCCAAGCAAGACATTCCCTGCAGATCAACCGAAACGAGAACCTCAAGGTTCACACCCGCTTTACAGTCACGGAATTTGTCGGTGGACTGGTTGTGAAACTCCGTTTCCGTCCTTCAAAGAGTTCAA GATGCACATTGATAAGGATCACGTCTTGAGCGACCGATCGACTGCCCAGACGAGGGTCCAAGTGCAGATCGTGTCTCAGCTGGAAATTCagttgaagaaggaaaaggatcGCCTCAACGCCATGATGAGTCATCTCCATCCGACAAAGAATGGGAAACACTTCCAAGAACAAGAGGAAGATCAGAAGCCCATCTTAAATCCTCATCATGAGGGACTAATTGGGGGCGGCATTGGCGGCGATGATAACCGACCGATGGACACGTCATTCAATGGCTTATCCGCCCTTCAAAGCTTGGCTCTACCCTTTCACGCTTTGAGTGGGAATGCTGGTCCCATGGGACGTGGACCGTTATTGGGTTTGAATTCGAATGGTTTGACCATGCCCCACCGATCTGGAGAGCTCAAAGTGGAGAAGGGTGTGCCCAAACTACAGATCCCGAACTCGCCTTACCATCAAAGCCATCTGGAAGACTATTGCTCCAGAGGGCCTAGAAATCAGGATGGAAGGTCCGGATCCGGAAGTAATTTGgacattgaaaatgagatCTCTCGAAATCGGGAGTTCTATCGCACCAACGATGTTCGACCTCCTTTTACGTACGCAGCGCTAATCCGACAG GGCATCATCGAATCCCCGGACCGACAACTGACCCTCAACGAGATTTACACGTGGTTTCAAAATACCTTCGCCTATTTCAGAAGAAACGCTGCCACATGGAAG AATGCAGTACGTCACAATCTCTCGCTTCACAAATGCTTCATGCgagtggagaatgtgaaagGAGCCGTATGGACCGTTGATGAATTGGAATATCATCGCAGAAGACCCCAGAGAGGGGCCAACGGTGGCTCGGGCTCGAGTGTCGG GTCCTCCTCGTCAGCGTCGCGGAGTCCGCCCTTCAATTCTAGTCCATCTATGCATTTCAACGGGAACGATATGGCCCATCACTATCCCCTGGGAGGTCTGACTTTGGCCGAGCAACAGGCGGCTTATCTTCATGGTTTGGGTATCTCACTAAATAGCAGCCTCGAGGTGGCCCGATCACCGTCTCCACGCAGTCATCATTCAATGGGACAACATTTTAACTCAAGATCGCCGAGGAGAGTTGAGGATTTCATGCGCAACCAGCATCACAACAACAG GTCCCAATCGCGGTCACCCATGCCGCTGTCCCCTCCCTCGTCCTCATCTCATGACATGTATGCTTTGGAGCAAGCTAGACACGCCCACGGACATCATCCTTCAATGAGGTTCTCAAGGTCGAACCCCAGTCCCCGTCCTTCCGATCCCAGCGACTTTCTGGTTATTAAGGAAGAGTTTGGCCATGAGAACTCGGAAAGCAATGAGACCGGTATGGATGATGGGCAAACGGCTACAGCCTCAAGAAGCAACAGTTTCACTCCACCGGAAAGCCCACGGGATGAGGATCGAGAGCCAACCCCTGAAGATCTCTCTAAAAACCGCCCAATGTCTCCGGCCATGGAAGAGGACCAAGCATGA
- the LOC131886459 gene encoding forkhead box protein P1-B-like isoform X4, producing MTRTLQDLNAQDEGVVMSNGVPEEPENIKAKQHNNNNHNHHRHHHHNNNNNNNNNNNKFSNKQVLIEDTMQVNNAEANPTTTTKTTTTSSTSSCLSSSSSSSSSSIISSPDEKISPTTTTTSGGSGVTPRLVGGAAASATALATAPTATMDSEEIGQRSTLSIQNRDKQQQMIQVKSDASLLAQTSSQSESMEHFNLLQSQLGLSTQQLQHLVQNQSFQTKPSVDQTRKQLEHLLQMNLFQQAHLINGSTSEKLSGSLRNLQAQQQDLMTQLHGGKPMGVDRNGPGMFPSKTFPADQPKREPQGSHPLYSHGICRWTGCETPFPSFKEFKMHIDKDHVLSDRSTAQTRVQVQIVSQLEIQLKKEKDRLNAMMSHLHPTKNGKHFQEQEEDQKPILNPHHEGLIGGGIGGDDNRPMDTSFNGLSALQSLALPFHALSGNAGPMGRGPLLGLNSNGLTMPHRSGELKVEKGVPKLQIPNSPYHQSHLEDYCSRGPRNQDGRSGSGSNLDIENEISRNREFYRTNDVRPPFTYAALIRQGIIESPDRQLTLNEIYTWFQNTFAYFRRNAATWKNAVRHNLSLHKCFMRVENVKGAVWTVDELEYHRRRPQRGANGGSGSSVGSSSSASRSPPFNSSPSMHFNGNDMAHHYPLGGLTLAEQQAAYLHGLGISLNSSLEVARSPSPRSHHSMGQHFNSRSPRRVEDFMRNQHHNNRSQSRSPMPLSPPSSSSHDMYALEQARHAHGHHPSMRFSRSNPSPRPSDPSDFLVIKEEFGHENSESNETGMDDGQTATASRSNSFTPPESPRDEDREPTPEDLSKNRPMSPAMEEDQA from the exons ATGACGAGGACTCTACAAGATTTGAATGCACAG GACGAAGGAGTCGTCATGTCCAATGGCGTCCCTGAAGAGCCTGAGAACATCAAGGCCAAACAACACAATAACAATAATCACAACCACCATCGCCACCATCatcataacaacaacaataacaataacaacaacaacaacaagttCAGCAACAAACAAGTCCTAATTGAGGATACTATGCAAGTCAACAACGCAGAGGCAAACCCGACCAcgacaacaaaaacaacaacaacatcctCCACGTCCTCCTGCttgtcttcgtcttcgtcgtcgtcgtcctcttcaaTAATAAGTTCACcagatgaaaaaatatcaccaacaacaacaacaacttcagGCGGATCCGGAGTCACTCCTCGATTGGTCGGAGGTGCGGCAGCATCTGCTACTGCTTTGGCAACAGCACCAACGGCAACCATGGATTCTGAGGAAATCGGCCAAAGGTCCACTCTGTCAATACAAAACAGAGATAAACAACAA CAGATGATCCAAGTTAAGAGCGACGCAAGTCTTTTAGCTCAAACCTCATCACAAAGTGAATCCATGGAACACTTTAACCTGCTACAATCCCAATTAGGGCTGTCCACACAACAACTCCAACACTTGGTTCAGAACCAAAGCTTTCAG ACCAAACCCTCGGTGGATCAGACTCGAAAACAGTTGGAGCATCTGCTACAGATGAACCTGTTTCAACAGGCTCATCTGATTAATGGATCCACCTCTGAGAAGCTCTCGGGATCACTGAGGAATCTCCAAGCGCAACAACAGGATCTCATGACACAGCTTCATGGGGGCAAACCAATG GGCGTGGATAGAAACGGTCCAGGTATGTTCCCAAGCAAGACATTCCCTGCAGATCAACCGAAACGAGAACCTCAAGGTTCACACCCGCTTTACAGTCACGGAATTTGTCGGTGGACTGGTTGTGAAACTCCGTTTCCGTCCTTCAAAGAGTTCAA GATGCACATTGATAAGGATCACGTCTTGAGCGACCGATCGACTGCCCAGACGAGGGTCCAAGTGCAGATCGTGTCTCAGCTGGAAATTCagttgaagaaggaaaaggatcGCCTCAACGCCATGATGAGTCATCTCCATCCGACAAAGAATGGGAAACACTTCCAAGAACAAGAGGAAGATCAGAAGCCCATCTTAAATCCTCATCATGAGGGACTAATTGGGGGCGGCATTGGCGGCGATGATAACCGACCGATGGACACGTCATTCAATGGCTTATCCGCCCTTCAAAGCTTGGCTCTACCCTTTCACGCTTTGAGTGGGAATGCTGGTCCCATGGGACGTGGACCGTTATTGGGTTTGAATTCGAATGGTTTGACCATGCCCCACCGATCTGGAGAGCTCAAAGTGGAGAAGGGTGTGCCCAAACTACAGATCCCGAACTCGCCTTACCATCAAAGCCATCTGGAAGACTATTGCTCCAGAGGGCCTAGAAATCAGGATGGAAGGTCCGGATCCGGAAGTAATTTGgacattgaaaatgagatCTCTCGAAATCGGGAGTTCTATCGCACCAACGATGTTCGACCTCCTTTTACGTACGCAGCGCTAATCCGACAG GGCATCATCGAATCCCCGGACCGACAACTGACCCTCAACGAGATTTACACGTGGTTTCAAAATACCTTCGCCTATTTCAGAAGAAACGCTGCCACATGGAAG AATGCAGTACGTCACAATCTCTCGCTTCACAAATGCTTCATGCgagtggagaatgtgaaagGAGCCGTATGGACCGTTGATGAATTGGAATATCATCGCAGAAGACCCCAGAGAGGGGCCAACGGTGGCTCGGGCTCGAGTGTCGG GTCCTCCTCGTCAGCGTCGCGGAGTCCGCCCTTCAATTCTAGTCCATCTATGCATTTCAACGGGAACGATATGGCCCATCACTATCCCCTGGGAGGTCTGACTTTGGCCGAGCAACAGGCGGCTTATCTTCATGGTTTGGGTATCTCACTAAATAGCAGCCTCGAGGTGGCCCGATCACCGTCTCCACGCAGTCATCATTCAATGGGACAACATTTTAACTCAAGATCGCCGAGGAGAGTTGAGGATTTCATGCGCAACCAGCATCACAACAACAG GTCCCAATCGCGGTCACCCATGCCGCTGTCCCCTCCCTCGTCCTCATCTCATGACATGTATGCTTTGGAGCAAGCTAGACACGCCCACGGACATCATCCTTCAATGAGGTTCTCAAGGTCGAACCCCAGTCCCCGTCCTTCCGATCCCAGCGACTTTCTGGTTATTAAGGAAGAGTTTGGCCATGAGAACTCGGAAAGCAATGAGACCGGTATGGATGATGGGCAAACGGCTACAGCCTCAAGAAGCAACAGTTTCACTCCACCGGAAAGCCCACGGGATGAGGATCGAGAGCCAACCCCTGAAGATCTCTCTAAAAACCGCCCAATGTCTCCGGCCATGGAAGAGGACCAAGCATGA
- the LOC131886459 gene encoding forkhead box protein P4-like isoform X2, which translates to MIGTLLTKSAFGELRSMLERHREMTNGNASYLGSMPQVPFGPSHFNHHQHHHLDHEVHQPQSNHKPLFRTFEGHRDLYSMGSNASDEGVVMSNGVPEEPENIKAKQHNNNNHNHHRHHHHNNNNNNNNNNNKFSNKQVLIEDTMQVNNAEANPTTTTKTTTTSSTSSCLSSSSSSSSSSIISSPDEKISPTTTTTSGGSGVTPRLVGGAAASATALATAPTATMDSEEIGQRSTLSIQNRDKQQMIQVKSDASLLAQTSSQSESMEHFNLLQSQLGLSTQQLQHLVQNQSFQTKPSVDQTRKQLEHLLQMNLFQQAHLINGSTSEKLSGSLRNLQAQQQDLMTQLHGGKPMGVDRNGPGMFPSKTFPADQPKREPQGSHPLYSHGICRWTGCETPFPSFKEFKMHIDKDHVLSDRSTAQTRVQVQIVSQLEIQLKKEKDRLNAMMSHLHPTKNGKHFQEQEEDQKPILNPHHEGLIGGGIGGDDNRPMDTSFNGLSALQSLALPFHALSGNAGPMGRGPLLGLNSNGLTMPHRSGELKVEKGVPKLQIPNSPYHQSHLEDYCSRGPRNQDGRSGSGSNLDIENEISRNREFYRTNDVRPPFTYAALIRQGIIESPDRQLTLNEIYTWFQNTFAYFRRNAATWKNAVRHNLSLHKCFMRVENVKGAVWTVDELEYHRRRPQRGANGGSGSSVGSSSSASRSPPFNSSPSMHFNGNDMAHHYPLGGLTLAEQQAAYLHGLGISLNSSLEVARSPSPRSHHSMGQHFNSRSPRRVEDFMRNQHHNNRSQSRSPMPLSPPSSSSHDMYALEQARHAHGHHPSMRFSRSNPSPRPSDPSDFLVIKEEFGHENSESNETGMDDGQTATASRSNSFTPPESPRDEDREPTPEDLSKNRPMSPAMEEDQA; encoded by the exons ATGATTGGAACTTTGTTAACCAAGAGTGCTTTTGGTGAACTTCGATCTATGTTGGAGCGCCACCGAGAAATGACCAACGGGAATGCCTCATATCTCGGGTCCATGCCCCAAGTACCCTTTGGACCTAGTCACTTCAACCACCATCAACACCACCACCTTGATCATGAAGTTCATCAACCGCAAAGCAATCACAAACCCTTGTTCAGGACCTTCGAAGGTCATCGTGACCTCTATTCTATGGGGAGTAACGCGTCA GACGAAGGAGTCGTCATGTCCAATGGCGTCCCTGAAGAGCCTGAGAACATCAAGGCCAAACAACACAATAACAATAATCACAACCACCATCGCCACCATCatcataacaacaacaataacaataacaacaacaacaacaagttCAGCAACAAACAAGTCCTAATTGAGGATACTATGCAAGTCAACAACGCAGAGGCAAACCCGACCAcgacaacaaaaacaacaacaacatcctCCACGTCCTCCTGCttgtcttcgtcttcgtcgtcgtcgtcctcttcaaTAATAAGTTCACcagatgaaaaaatatcaccaacaacaacaacaacttcagGCGGATCCGGAGTCACTCCTCGATTGGTCGGAGGTGCGGCAGCATCTGCTACTGCTTTGGCAACAGCACCAACGGCAACCATGGATTCTGAGGAAATCGGCCAAAGGTCCACTCTGTCAATACAAAACAGAGATAAACAACAA ATGATCCAAGTTAAGAGCGACGCAAGTCTTTTAGCTCAAACCTCATCACAAAGTGAATCCATGGAACACTTTAACCTGCTACAATCCCAATTAGGGCTGTCCACACAACAACTCCAACACTTGGTTCAGAACCAAAGCTTTCAG ACCAAACCCTCGGTGGATCAGACTCGAAAACAGTTGGAGCATCTGCTACAGATGAACCTGTTTCAACAGGCTCATCTGATTAATGGATCCACCTCTGAGAAGCTCTCGGGATCACTGAGGAATCTCCAAGCGCAACAACAGGATCTCATGACACAGCTTCATGGGGGCAAACCAATG GGCGTGGATAGAAACGGTCCAGGTATGTTCCCAAGCAAGACATTCCCTGCAGATCAACCGAAACGAGAACCTCAAGGTTCACACCCGCTTTACAGTCACGGAATTTGTCGGTGGACTGGTTGTGAAACTCCGTTTCCGTCCTTCAAAGAGTTCAA GATGCACATTGATAAGGATCACGTCTTGAGCGACCGATCGACTGCCCAGACGAGGGTCCAAGTGCAGATCGTGTCTCAGCTGGAAATTCagttgaagaaggaaaaggatcGCCTCAACGCCATGATGAGTCATCTCCATCCGACAAAGAATGGGAAACACTTCCAAGAACAAGAGGAAGATCAGAAGCCCATCTTAAATCCTCATCATGAGGGACTAATTGGGGGCGGCATTGGCGGCGATGATAACCGACCGATGGACACGTCATTCAATGGCTTATCCGCCCTTCAAAGCTTGGCTCTACCCTTTCACGCTTTGAGTGGGAATGCTGGTCCCATGGGACGTGGACCGTTATTGGGTTTGAATTCGAATGGTTTGACCATGCCCCACCGATCTGGAGAGCTCAAAGTGGAGAAGGGTGTGCCCAAACTACAGATCCCGAACTCGCCTTACCATCAAAGCCATCTGGAAGACTATTGCTCCAGAGGGCCTAGAAATCAGGATGGAAGGTCCGGATCCGGAAGTAATTTGgacattgaaaatgagatCTCTCGAAATCGGGAGTTCTATCGCACCAACGATGTTCGACCTCCTTTTACGTACGCAGCGCTAATCCGACAG GGCATCATCGAATCCCCGGACCGACAACTGACCCTCAACGAGATTTACACGTGGTTTCAAAATACCTTCGCCTATTTCAGAAGAAACGCTGCCACATGGAAG AATGCAGTACGTCACAATCTCTCGCTTCACAAATGCTTCATGCgagtggagaatgtgaaagGAGCCGTATGGACCGTTGATGAATTGGAATATCATCGCAGAAGACCCCAGAGAGGGGCCAACGGTGGCTCGGGCTCGAGTGTCGG GTCCTCCTCGTCAGCGTCGCGGAGTCCGCCCTTCAATTCTAGTCCATCTATGCATTTCAACGGGAACGATATGGCCCATCACTATCCCCTGGGAGGTCTGACTTTGGCCGAGCAACAGGCGGCTTATCTTCATGGTTTGGGTATCTCACTAAATAGCAGCCTCGAGGTGGCCCGATCACCGTCTCCACGCAGTCATCATTCAATGGGACAACATTTTAACTCAAGATCGCCGAGGAGAGTTGAGGATTTCATGCGCAACCAGCATCACAACAACAG GTCCCAATCGCGGTCACCCATGCCGCTGTCCCCTCCCTCGTCCTCATCTCATGACATGTATGCTTTGGAGCAAGCTAGACACGCCCACGGACATCATCCTTCAATGAGGTTCTCAAGGTCGAACCCCAGTCCCCGTCCTTCCGATCCCAGCGACTTTCTGGTTATTAAGGAAGAGTTTGGCCATGAGAACTCGGAAAGCAATGAGACCGGTATGGATGATGGGCAAACGGCTACAGCCTCAAGAAGCAACAGTTTCACTCCACCGGAAAGCCCACGGGATGAGGATCGAGAGCCAACCCCTGAAGATCTCTCTAAAAACCGCCCAATGTCTCCGGCCATGGAAGAGGACCAAGCATGA
- the LOC131886459 gene encoding forkhead box protein P1-B-like isoform X1 — MIGTLLTKSAFGELRSMLERHREMTNGNASYLGSMPQVPFGPSHFNHHQHHHLDHEVHQPQSNHKPLFRTFEGHRDLYSMGSNASDEGVVMSNGVPEEPENIKAKQHNNNNHNHHRHHHHNNNNNNNNNNNKFSNKQVLIEDTMQVNNAEANPTTTTKTTTTSSTSSCLSSSSSSSSSSIISSPDEKISPTTTTTSGGSGVTPRLVGGAAASATALATAPTATMDSEEIGQRSTLSIQNRDKQQQMIQVKSDASLLAQTSSQSESMEHFNLLQSQLGLSTQQLQHLVQNQSFQTKPSVDQTRKQLEHLLQMNLFQQAHLINGSTSEKLSGSLRNLQAQQQDLMTQLHGGKPMGVDRNGPGMFPSKTFPADQPKREPQGSHPLYSHGICRWTGCETPFPSFKEFKMHIDKDHVLSDRSTAQTRVQVQIVSQLEIQLKKEKDRLNAMMSHLHPTKNGKHFQEQEEDQKPILNPHHEGLIGGGIGGDDNRPMDTSFNGLSALQSLALPFHALSGNAGPMGRGPLLGLNSNGLTMPHRSGELKVEKGVPKLQIPNSPYHQSHLEDYCSRGPRNQDGRSGSGSNLDIENEISRNREFYRTNDVRPPFTYAALIRQGIIESPDRQLTLNEIYTWFQNTFAYFRRNAATWKNAVRHNLSLHKCFMRVENVKGAVWTVDELEYHRRRPQRGANGGSGSSVGSSSSASRSPPFNSSPSMHFNGNDMAHHYPLGGLTLAEQQAAYLHGLGISLNSSLEVARSPSPRSHHSMGQHFNSRSPRRVEDFMRNQHHNNRSQSRSPMPLSPPSSSSHDMYALEQARHAHGHHPSMRFSRSNPSPRPSDPSDFLVIKEEFGHENSESNETGMDDGQTATASRSNSFTPPESPRDEDREPTPEDLSKNRPMSPAMEEDQA, encoded by the exons ATGATTGGAACTTTGTTAACCAAGAGTGCTTTTGGTGAACTTCGATCTATGTTGGAGCGCCACCGAGAAATGACCAACGGGAATGCCTCATATCTCGGGTCCATGCCCCAAGTACCCTTTGGACCTAGTCACTTCAACCACCATCAACACCACCACCTTGATCATGAAGTTCATCAACCGCAAAGCAATCACAAACCCTTGTTCAGGACCTTCGAAGGTCATCGTGACCTCTATTCTATGGGGAGTAACGCGTCA GACGAAGGAGTCGTCATGTCCAATGGCGTCCCTGAAGAGCCTGAGAACATCAAGGCCAAACAACACAATAACAATAATCACAACCACCATCGCCACCATCatcataacaacaacaataacaataacaacaacaacaacaagttCAGCAACAAACAAGTCCTAATTGAGGATACTATGCAAGTCAACAACGCAGAGGCAAACCCGACCAcgacaacaaaaacaacaacaacatcctCCACGTCCTCCTGCttgtcttcgtcttcgtcgtcgtcgtcctcttcaaTAATAAGTTCACcagatgaaaaaatatcaccaacaacaacaacaacttcagGCGGATCCGGAGTCACTCCTCGATTGGTCGGAGGTGCGGCAGCATCTGCTACTGCTTTGGCAACAGCACCAACGGCAACCATGGATTCTGAGGAAATCGGCCAAAGGTCCACTCTGTCAATACAAAACAGAGATAAACAACAA CAGATGATCCAAGTTAAGAGCGACGCAAGTCTTTTAGCTCAAACCTCATCACAAAGTGAATCCATGGAACACTTTAACCTGCTACAATCCCAATTAGGGCTGTCCACACAACAACTCCAACACTTGGTTCAGAACCAAAGCTTTCAG ACCAAACCCTCGGTGGATCAGACTCGAAAACAGTTGGAGCATCTGCTACAGATGAACCTGTTTCAACAGGCTCATCTGATTAATGGATCCACCTCTGAGAAGCTCTCGGGATCACTGAGGAATCTCCAAGCGCAACAACAGGATCTCATGACACAGCTTCATGGGGGCAAACCAATG GGCGTGGATAGAAACGGTCCAGGTATGTTCCCAAGCAAGACATTCCCTGCAGATCAACCGAAACGAGAACCTCAAGGTTCACACCCGCTTTACAGTCACGGAATTTGTCGGTGGACTGGTTGTGAAACTCCGTTTCCGTCCTTCAAAGAGTTCAA GATGCACATTGATAAGGATCACGTCTTGAGCGACCGATCGACTGCCCAGACGAGGGTCCAAGTGCAGATCGTGTCTCAGCTGGAAATTCagttgaagaaggaaaaggatcGCCTCAACGCCATGATGAGTCATCTCCATCCGACAAAGAATGGGAAACACTTCCAAGAACAAGAGGAAGATCAGAAGCCCATCTTAAATCCTCATCATGAGGGACTAATTGGGGGCGGCATTGGCGGCGATGATAACCGACCGATGGACACGTCATTCAATGGCTTATCCGCCCTTCAAAGCTTGGCTCTACCCTTTCACGCTTTGAGTGGGAATGCTGGTCCCATGGGACGTGGACCGTTATTGGGTTTGAATTCGAATGGTTTGACCATGCCCCACCGATCTGGAGAGCTCAAAGTGGAGAAGGGTGTGCCCAAACTACAGATCCCGAACTCGCCTTACCATCAAAGCCATCTGGAAGACTATTGCTCCAGAGGGCCTAGAAATCAGGATGGAAGGTCCGGATCCGGAAGTAATTTGgacattgaaaatgagatCTCTCGAAATCGGGAGTTCTATCGCACCAACGATGTTCGACCTCCTTTTACGTACGCAGCGCTAATCCGACAG GGCATCATCGAATCCCCGGACCGACAACTGACCCTCAACGAGATTTACACGTGGTTTCAAAATACCTTCGCCTATTTCAGAAGAAACGCTGCCACATGGAAG AATGCAGTACGTCACAATCTCTCGCTTCACAAATGCTTCATGCgagtggagaatgtgaaagGAGCCGTATGGACCGTTGATGAATTGGAATATCATCGCAGAAGACCCCAGAGAGGGGCCAACGGTGGCTCGGGCTCGAGTGTCGG GTCCTCCTCGTCAGCGTCGCGGAGTCCGCCCTTCAATTCTAGTCCATCTATGCATTTCAACGGGAACGATATGGCCCATCACTATCCCCTGGGAGGTCTGACTTTGGCCGAGCAACAGGCGGCTTATCTTCATGGTTTGGGTATCTCACTAAATAGCAGCCTCGAGGTGGCCCGATCACCGTCTCCACGCAGTCATCATTCAATGGGACAACATTTTAACTCAAGATCGCCGAGGAGAGTTGAGGATTTCATGCGCAACCAGCATCACAACAACAG GTCCCAATCGCGGTCACCCATGCCGCTGTCCCCTCCCTCGTCCTCATCTCATGACATGTATGCTTTGGAGCAAGCTAGACACGCCCACGGACATCATCCTTCAATGAGGTTCTCAAGGTCGAACCCCAGTCCCCGTCCTTCCGATCCCAGCGACTTTCTGGTTATTAAGGAAGAGTTTGGCCATGAGAACTCGGAAAGCAATGAGACCGGTATGGATGATGGGCAAACGGCTACAGCCTCAAGAAGCAACAGTTTCACTCCACCGGAAAGCCCACGGGATGAGGATCGAGAGCCAACCCCTGAAGATCTCTCTAAAAACCGCCCAATGTCTCCGGCCATGGAAGAGGACCAAGCATGA